A single Nicotiana tabacum cultivar K326 chromosome 5, ASM71507v2, whole genome shotgun sequence DNA region contains:
- the LOC107822976 gene encoding E3 ubiquitin ligase PARAQUAT TOLERANCE 3 isoform X3, which translates to MAVYFKFKSAKDYDSIAIDGHFITVGNLKEKIFESKHLGRGTDFDLVVTNAQSNEEYLDEDTLIPKNTSVLIRRVPGRPRMPIVTAPVAEPDEPKVEYQSEEAQTVKSSYLGGESSATKYPEDLDWDEFGNDLYAIPEATPVQSSNQVQDAPPPSKADEESKIKALIDTPALDWQSQPSDGFGAGRGYGRGPGGRMMGGRGGRGFGWGGLERKTPPPGYVCHRCKVPGHFIQHCPTNGDPNYDIKKVKPPTGIPKSMLMATPDGSYALPSGAVAVLKPNEAAFDREVEGMPSIRSVGDLPPELHCPLCKEVMKDAVLTSKCCFTSFCDKCIRDYIISKLMCICGATSILADDLLPNKTLRDTINRILESNNSSAEHGGSALQVQDMESARNLPPKIPSPSQSAASRGELLPPPSHKEETSKVQETAEEGKNGSAPQQMVERGRTSKVADISEATHESVSVKEPASQGSAPLADEEVQQKHVAAEAAKKKKKKKARLPLNPAVAEMQWRAAQDHLAAENYMMSMGPSAYNNPYWTGMQPGLDGFAAPYHGAMPYNPYGFGPLDVPFVPPVLPQDPFGGQGFMLPFGPPMQRDLAAEFGMGFNAGPPIMSREEFEARKADLKRKREIERRGESREFSKDREHAREVGSGADGPSVKSKSKAIPPQLSSGRPRRPERPSPDLDHHRQLERPSPDLDHHRRPERHSPELDHRRRPERPSPDLDYHRRPERPSPDRRSRDPELPRPSSKRKYEDYDDHHHEDRHRRDHHEDRHHREHAHRSSSSHHRSKSSASVKPSSTGPSEPPVVAPLKSMDKKKVSVFSRISFPAEDAPAASKKRKVPSSSEVPVSSSASHRGTTSNGYHEEYKAATGSRKSAAASVDYESSDDDRHFKRRPSRLR; encoded by the exons atggcagtttatTTTAAGTTTAAAAGTGCAAAAGATTATGATTCAATAGCAATTGACGGTCACTTTATTACTGTTgggaatttgaaagaaaaaatatttgaatccaAGCATCTAGGCAGGGGTACAGATTTTGACCTCGTTGTCACCAACGCCCAGTCTAACGAAG AATATCTTGATGAGGACACCTTGATCCCCAAAAATACTAGTGTTTTGATTCGTCGTGTTCCTGGACGACCTCGCATGCCCATAGTAACTGCACCTGTAGCAGAACCAGACGA GCCCAAAGTAGAATACCAATCTGAGGAGGCTCAAACAGTAAAAAGTAGTTATCTGGGAGGGGAGTCATCTGCCACCAAATAT CCTGAAGATCTAGATTGGGATGAATTTGGGAATGATTTGTACGCTATTCCTGAAGCAACGCCAGTTCAGTCAAGCAACCAAGTGCAGGATGCTCCTCCTCCAAGCAAAGCTGACGAGGAGAGTAAGATCAAAGCTTTAATTGACACTCCAGCGTTGGATTGGCAGAG TCAACCCTCTGATGGCTTTGGTGCTGGTAGAGGTTATGGACGAGGTCCAGGTGGAAGAATGATGGGTGGACGTGGTGGACGAGGCTTTG GTTGGGGTGGATTGGAACGGAAAACACCACCACCGGGCTATGTATGCCATCGTTGTAAGGTGCCTG GGCATTTCATCCAGCACTGCCCAACAAATGGTGACCCAAATTATGACATTAAGAAAGTGAAACCTCCAACTGGCATTCCAAAGTCCATGTTGATGGCAACCCCAGATGGTTCATATGCTTTACCAAGTGGTGCTGTTGCAGTTTTAAAGCCCAATGA GGCTGCTTTTGATAGAGAAGTTGAAGGGATGCCTTCTATACGCTCCGTTGGTGATCTTCCACCAGAACTTCATTGTCCCTTGTGTAAAGAAGTAATGAAAGATGCGGTGCTAACAAGCAAGTGTTGTTTTACGAGTTTCTGCGATAAAT GCATAAGGGATTATATCATCTCAAAGTTGATGTGCATCTGTGGGGCCACAAGTATACTTGCTGATGACCTGTTGCCTAACAAGACTTTGAGGGATACAATAAATAGAATACTGGAATCAAATAATAGCAGTGCAGAGCATGGGGGTAGTGCTCTTCAAGTTCAAG ATATGGAGTCAGCACGCAATCTCCCACCTAAGATTCCATCTCCTTCACAATCTGCAGCTTCAAGGGGAGAGCTGTTGCCACCACCTTCTCATAAGGAGGAAACTTCTAAAGTCCAGGAGACTGCTGAGGAGGGTAAGAATGGCAGTGCACCACAGCAAATGGTGGAGAGAGGCAGGACTTCGAAGGTTGCAGATATTTCTGAAGCCACACATGAGTCAGTTAGTGTTAAAGAACCTGCATCCCAGGGAAGTGCTCCATTGGCTGATGAAGAAGTTCAACAAAAGCATGTAGCTGCGGAGGCAG caaagaaaaagaagaagaagaaagcacgCCTGCCATTGAACC CTGCTGTTGCGGAGATGCAGTGGAGAGCTGCTCAAGATCATCTCGCTGCTGAGAATTACATGATGTCCATGGGTCCTTCTGCGTATAATAATCCTTATTGGACAGGCATGCAACCTGGACTAGATGGGTTTGCAGCCCCTTATCATGGTGCCATGCCGTACAATCCTTATGGGTTTGGCCCTCTAGATGTTCCATTTGTCCCTCCTGTCTTACCACAAGATCCATTTGGTGGACAAGGTTTTATGTTGCCTTTCGGTCCTCCAATGCAGAG GGATCTTGCAGCAGAGTTTGGGATGGGATTTAATGCTGGCCCACCAATCATGAGCAGAGAAGAGTTCGAGGCTAGAAAGGCTGATCTGAAAAGGAAGCGTGAGATCGAGAGACGGGGAGAGAG CAGGGAGTTCTCTAAAGACAGGGAACATGCAAGGGAAGTTGGCAGCGGTGCTGATGGTCCTTCCGTGAAATCCAAATCT AAAGCTATTCCTCCTCAATTGAGCTCCGGCCGTCCCCGCCGACCAGAGAGGCCATCACCGGACCTTGATCACCACCGCCAACTTGAGAGGCCATCACCGGACCTTGACCACCACCGCCGACCTGAGAGGCATTCGCCGGAGCTTGACCACCGCCGCCGACCTGAGAGGCCATCACCTGACCTTGACTATCACCGTCGGCCTGAGAGGCCATCTCCAGACCGTCGATCGCGAGATCCTGAACTTCCTCGCCCTTCGTCCAAGAGAAAGTATGAAGATTATGATGATCACCATCATGAGGACCGCCATCGCCGTGACCACCATGAGGACCGCCACCACCGTGAGCATGCCCATCGCAGTAGCAGTAGCCACCACCGTTCAAAATCTTCAGCTAGTGTCAAACCATCCTCCACTGGCCCATCCGAGCCACCAGTGGTAGCGCCACTCAAATCCATGGATAAGAAGAAGGTCAGTGTTTTTTCTCGCATCAGTTTCCCAGCTGAAGATGCACCAGCAGCTTCAAAGAAGCGAAAGGTGCCATCCTCCAGTGAAGTGCCAGTGAGTTCCTCGGCGAGCCACCGGGGTACTACATCAAATGGGTATCACGAAGAGTACAAAGCAGCTACTGGATCAAGGAAGAGTGCTGCTGCAAGTGTGGATTATGAGAGCAGCGATGATGATCGGCACTTCAAAAGAAGGCCTTCAAG ATTGAGATAA
- the LOC107822976 gene encoding E3 ubiquitin ligase PARAQUAT TOLERANCE 3 isoform X1 translates to MAVYFKFKSAKDYDSIAIDGHFITVGNLKEKIFESKHLGRGTDFDLVVTNAQSNEEYLDEDTLIPKNTSVLIRRVPGRPRMPIVTAPVAEPDEPKVEYQSEEAQTVKSSYLGGESSATKYPEDLDWDEFGNDLYAIPEATPVQSSNQVQDAPPPSKADEESKIKALIDTPALDWQSQPSDGFGAGRGYGRGPGGRMMGGRGGRGFGWGGLERKTPPPGYVCHRCKVPGHFIQHCPTNGDPNYDIKKVKPPTGIPKSMLMATPDGSYALPSGAVAVLKPNEAAFDREVEGMPSIRSVGDLPPELHCPLCKEVMKDAVLTSKCCFTSFCDKCIRDYIISKLMCICGATSILADDLLPNKTLRDTINRILESNNSSAEHGGSALQVQDMESARNLPPKIPSPSQSAASRGELLPPPSHKEETSKVQETAEEGKNGSAPQQMVERGRTSKVADISEATHESVSVKEPASQGSAPLADEEVQQKHVAAEAAKKKKKKKARLPLNPAVAEMQWRAAQDHLAAENYMMSMGPSAYNNPYWTGMQPGLDGFAAPYHGAMPYNPYGFGPLDVPFVPPVLPQDPFGGQGFMLPFGPPMQRDLAAEFGMGFNAGPPIMSREEFEARKADLKRKREIERRGESREFSKDREHAREVGSGADGPSVKSKSKAIPPQLSSGRPRRPERPSPDLDHHRQLERPSPDLDHHRRPERHSPELDHRRRPERPSPDLDYHRRPERPSPDRRSRDPELPRPSSKRKYEDYDDHHHEDRHRRDHHEDRHHREHAHRSSSSHHRSKSSASVKPSSTGPSEPPVVAPLKSMDKKKVSVFSRISFPAEDAPAASKKRKVPSSSEVPVSSSASHRGTTSNGYHEEYKAATGSRKSAAASVDYESSDDDRHFKRRPSRYEPSPPPASEWEEEKQEGPLPRHSKGSRERGLR, encoded by the exons atggcagtttatTTTAAGTTTAAAAGTGCAAAAGATTATGATTCAATAGCAATTGACGGTCACTTTATTACTGTTgggaatttgaaagaaaaaatatttgaatccaAGCATCTAGGCAGGGGTACAGATTTTGACCTCGTTGTCACCAACGCCCAGTCTAACGAAG AATATCTTGATGAGGACACCTTGATCCCCAAAAATACTAGTGTTTTGATTCGTCGTGTTCCTGGACGACCTCGCATGCCCATAGTAACTGCACCTGTAGCAGAACCAGACGA GCCCAAAGTAGAATACCAATCTGAGGAGGCTCAAACAGTAAAAAGTAGTTATCTGGGAGGGGAGTCATCTGCCACCAAATAT CCTGAAGATCTAGATTGGGATGAATTTGGGAATGATTTGTACGCTATTCCTGAAGCAACGCCAGTTCAGTCAAGCAACCAAGTGCAGGATGCTCCTCCTCCAAGCAAAGCTGACGAGGAGAGTAAGATCAAAGCTTTAATTGACACTCCAGCGTTGGATTGGCAGAG TCAACCCTCTGATGGCTTTGGTGCTGGTAGAGGTTATGGACGAGGTCCAGGTGGAAGAATGATGGGTGGACGTGGTGGACGAGGCTTTG GTTGGGGTGGATTGGAACGGAAAACACCACCACCGGGCTATGTATGCCATCGTTGTAAGGTGCCTG GGCATTTCATCCAGCACTGCCCAACAAATGGTGACCCAAATTATGACATTAAGAAAGTGAAACCTCCAACTGGCATTCCAAAGTCCATGTTGATGGCAACCCCAGATGGTTCATATGCTTTACCAAGTGGTGCTGTTGCAGTTTTAAAGCCCAATGA GGCTGCTTTTGATAGAGAAGTTGAAGGGATGCCTTCTATACGCTCCGTTGGTGATCTTCCACCAGAACTTCATTGTCCCTTGTGTAAAGAAGTAATGAAAGATGCGGTGCTAACAAGCAAGTGTTGTTTTACGAGTTTCTGCGATAAAT GCATAAGGGATTATATCATCTCAAAGTTGATGTGCATCTGTGGGGCCACAAGTATACTTGCTGATGACCTGTTGCCTAACAAGACTTTGAGGGATACAATAAATAGAATACTGGAATCAAATAATAGCAGTGCAGAGCATGGGGGTAGTGCTCTTCAAGTTCAAG ATATGGAGTCAGCACGCAATCTCCCACCTAAGATTCCATCTCCTTCACAATCTGCAGCTTCAAGGGGAGAGCTGTTGCCACCACCTTCTCATAAGGAGGAAACTTCTAAAGTCCAGGAGACTGCTGAGGAGGGTAAGAATGGCAGTGCACCACAGCAAATGGTGGAGAGAGGCAGGACTTCGAAGGTTGCAGATATTTCTGAAGCCACACATGAGTCAGTTAGTGTTAAAGAACCTGCATCCCAGGGAAGTGCTCCATTGGCTGATGAAGAAGTTCAACAAAAGCATGTAGCTGCGGAGGCAG caaagaaaaagaagaagaagaaagcacgCCTGCCATTGAACC CTGCTGTTGCGGAGATGCAGTGGAGAGCTGCTCAAGATCATCTCGCTGCTGAGAATTACATGATGTCCATGGGTCCTTCTGCGTATAATAATCCTTATTGGACAGGCATGCAACCTGGACTAGATGGGTTTGCAGCCCCTTATCATGGTGCCATGCCGTACAATCCTTATGGGTTTGGCCCTCTAGATGTTCCATTTGTCCCTCCTGTCTTACCACAAGATCCATTTGGTGGACAAGGTTTTATGTTGCCTTTCGGTCCTCCAATGCAGAG GGATCTTGCAGCAGAGTTTGGGATGGGATTTAATGCTGGCCCACCAATCATGAGCAGAGAAGAGTTCGAGGCTAGAAAGGCTGATCTGAAAAGGAAGCGTGAGATCGAGAGACGGGGAGAGAG CAGGGAGTTCTCTAAAGACAGGGAACATGCAAGGGAAGTTGGCAGCGGTGCTGATGGTCCTTCCGTGAAATCCAAATCT AAAGCTATTCCTCCTCAATTGAGCTCCGGCCGTCCCCGCCGACCAGAGAGGCCATCACCGGACCTTGATCACCACCGCCAACTTGAGAGGCCATCACCGGACCTTGACCACCACCGCCGACCTGAGAGGCATTCGCCGGAGCTTGACCACCGCCGCCGACCTGAGAGGCCATCACCTGACCTTGACTATCACCGTCGGCCTGAGAGGCCATCTCCAGACCGTCGATCGCGAGATCCTGAACTTCCTCGCCCTTCGTCCAAGAGAAAGTATGAAGATTATGATGATCACCATCATGAGGACCGCCATCGCCGTGACCACCATGAGGACCGCCACCACCGTGAGCATGCCCATCGCAGTAGCAGTAGCCACCACCGTTCAAAATCTTCAGCTAGTGTCAAACCATCCTCCACTGGCCCATCCGAGCCACCAGTGGTAGCGCCACTCAAATCCATGGATAAGAAGAAGGTCAGTGTTTTTTCTCGCATCAGTTTCCCAGCTGAAGATGCACCAGCAGCTTCAAAGAAGCGAAAGGTGCCATCCTCCAGTGAAGTGCCAGTGAGTTCCTCGGCGAGCCACCGGGGTACTACATCAAATGGGTATCACGAAGAGTACAAAGCAGCTACTGGATCAAGGAAGAGTGCTGCTGCAAGTGTGGATTATGAGAGCAGCGATGATGATCGGCACTTCAAAAGAAGGCCTTCAAGGTACGAGCCATCTCCACCACCGGCTTCTGAGTGGGAGGAAGAGAAGCAGGAGGGACCTCTTCCTAGGCATAGCAAGGGGTCAAGGGAAAGAGG ATTGAGATAA
- the LOC107822976 gene encoding E3 ubiquitin ligase PARAQUAT TOLERANCE 3 isoform X2 produces the protein MAVYFKFKSAKDYDSIAIDGHFITVGNLKEKIFESKHLGRGTDFDLVVTNAQSNEEYLDEDTLIPKNTSVLIRRVPGRPRMPIVTAPVAEPDEPKVEYQSEEAQTVKSSYLGGESSATKYPEDLDWDEFGNDLYAIPEATPVQSSNQVQDAPPPSKADEESKIKALIDTPALDWQSQPSDGFGAGRGYGRGPGGRMMGGRGGRGFGWGGLERKTPPPGYVCHRCKVPGHFIQHCPTNGDPNYDIKKVKPPTGIPKSMLMATPDGSYALPSGAVAVLKPNEAAFDREVEGMPSIRSVGDLPPELHCPLCKEVMKDAVLTSKCCFTSFCDKCIRDYIISKLMCICGATSILADDLLPNKTLRDTINRILESNNSSAEHGGSALQVQDMESARNLPPKIPSPSQSAASRGELLPPPSHKEETSKVQETAEEGKNGSAPQQMVERGRTSKVADISEATHESVSVKEPASQGSAPLADEEVQQKHVAAEAAKKKKKKKARLPLNPAVAEMQWRAAQDHLAAENYMMSMGPSAYNNPYWTGMQPGLDGFAAPYHGAMPYNPYGFGPLDVPFVPPVLPQDPFGGQGFMLPFGPPMQRDLAAEFGMGFNAGPPIMSREEFEARKADLKRKREIERRGEREFSKDREHAREVGSGADGPSVKSKSKAIPPQLSSGRPRRPERPSPDLDHHRQLERPSPDLDHHRRPERHSPELDHRRRPERPSPDLDYHRRPERPSPDRRSRDPELPRPSSKRKYEDYDDHHHEDRHRRDHHEDRHHREHAHRSSSSHHRSKSSASVKPSSTGPSEPPVVAPLKSMDKKKVSVFSRISFPAEDAPAASKKRKVPSSSEVPVSSSASHRGTTSNGYHEEYKAATGSRKSAAASVDYESSDDDRHFKRRPSRYEPSPPPASEWEEEKQEGPLPRHSKGSRERGLR, from the exons atggcagtttatTTTAAGTTTAAAAGTGCAAAAGATTATGATTCAATAGCAATTGACGGTCACTTTATTACTGTTgggaatttgaaagaaaaaatatttgaatccaAGCATCTAGGCAGGGGTACAGATTTTGACCTCGTTGTCACCAACGCCCAGTCTAACGAAG AATATCTTGATGAGGACACCTTGATCCCCAAAAATACTAGTGTTTTGATTCGTCGTGTTCCTGGACGACCTCGCATGCCCATAGTAACTGCACCTGTAGCAGAACCAGACGA GCCCAAAGTAGAATACCAATCTGAGGAGGCTCAAACAGTAAAAAGTAGTTATCTGGGAGGGGAGTCATCTGCCACCAAATAT CCTGAAGATCTAGATTGGGATGAATTTGGGAATGATTTGTACGCTATTCCTGAAGCAACGCCAGTTCAGTCAAGCAACCAAGTGCAGGATGCTCCTCCTCCAAGCAAAGCTGACGAGGAGAGTAAGATCAAAGCTTTAATTGACACTCCAGCGTTGGATTGGCAGAG TCAACCCTCTGATGGCTTTGGTGCTGGTAGAGGTTATGGACGAGGTCCAGGTGGAAGAATGATGGGTGGACGTGGTGGACGAGGCTTTG GTTGGGGTGGATTGGAACGGAAAACACCACCACCGGGCTATGTATGCCATCGTTGTAAGGTGCCTG GGCATTTCATCCAGCACTGCCCAACAAATGGTGACCCAAATTATGACATTAAGAAAGTGAAACCTCCAACTGGCATTCCAAAGTCCATGTTGATGGCAACCCCAGATGGTTCATATGCTTTACCAAGTGGTGCTGTTGCAGTTTTAAAGCCCAATGA GGCTGCTTTTGATAGAGAAGTTGAAGGGATGCCTTCTATACGCTCCGTTGGTGATCTTCCACCAGAACTTCATTGTCCCTTGTGTAAAGAAGTAATGAAAGATGCGGTGCTAACAAGCAAGTGTTGTTTTACGAGTTTCTGCGATAAAT GCATAAGGGATTATATCATCTCAAAGTTGATGTGCATCTGTGGGGCCACAAGTATACTTGCTGATGACCTGTTGCCTAACAAGACTTTGAGGGATACAATAAATAGAATACTGGAATCAAATAATAGCAGTGCAGAGCATGGGGGTAGTGCTCTTCAAGTTCAAG ATATGGAGTCAGCACGCAATCTCCCACCTAAGATTCCATCTCCTTCACAATCTGCAGCTTCAAGGGGAGAGCTGTTGCCACCACCTTCTCATAAGGAGGAAACTTCTAAAGTCCAGGAGACTGCTGAGGAGGGTAAGAATGGCAGTGCACCACAGCAAATGGTGGAGAGAGGCAGGACTTCGAAGGTTGCAGATATTTCTGAAGCCACACATGAGTCAGTTAGTGTTAAAGAACCTGCATCCCAGGGAAGTGCTCCATTGGCTGATGAAGAAGTTCAACAAAAGCATGTAGCTGCGGAGGCAG caaagaaaaagaagaagaagaaagcacgCCTGCCATTGAACC CTGCTGTTGCGGAGATGCAGTGGAGAGCTGCTCAAGATCATCTCGCTGCTGAGAATTACATGATGTCCATGGGTCCTTCTGCGTATAATAATCCTTATTGGACAGGCATGCAACCTGGACTAGATGGGTTTGCAGCCCCTTATCATGGTGCCATGCCGTACAATCCTTATGGGTTTGGCCCTCTAGATGTTCCATTTGTCCCTCCTGTCTTACCACAAGATCCATTTGGTGGACAAGGTTTTATGTTGCCTTTCGGTCCTCCAATGCAGAG GGATCTTGCAGCAGAGTTTGGGATGGGATTTAATGCTGGCCCACCAATCATGAGCAGAGAAGAGTTCGAGGCTAGAAAGGCTGATCTGAAAAGGAAGCGTGAGATCGAGAGACGGGGAGAGAG GGAGTTCTCTAAAGACAGGGAACATGCAAGGGAAGTTGGCAGCGGTGCTGATGGTCCTTCCGTGAAATCCAAATCT AAAGCTATTCCTCCTCAATTGAGCTCCGGCCGTCCCCGCCGACCAGAGAGGCCATCACCGGACCTTGATCACCACCGCCAACTTGAGAGGCCATCACCGGACCTTGACCACCACCGCCGACCTGAGAGGCATTCGCCGGAGCTTGACCACCGCCGCCGACCTGAGAGGCCATCACCTGACCTTGACTATCACCGTCGGCCTGAGAGGCCATCTCCAGACCGTCGATCGCGAGATCCTGAACTTCCTCGCCCTTCGTCCAAGAGAAAGTATGAAGATTATGATGATCACCATCATGAGGACCGCCATCGCCGTGACCACCATGAGGACCGCCACCACCGTGAGCATGCCCATCGCAGTAGCAGTAGCCACCACCGTTCAAAATCTTCAGCTAGTGTCAAACCATCCTCCACTGGCCCATCCGAGCCACCAGTGGTAGCGCCACTCAAATCCATGGATAAGAAGAAGGTCAGTGTTTTTTCTCGCATCAGTTTCCCAGCTGAAGATGCACCAGCAGCTTCAAAGAAGCGAAAGGTGCCATCCTCCAGTGAAGTGCCAGTGAGTTCCTCGGCGAGCCACCGGGGTACTACATCAAATGGGTATCACGAAGAGTACAAAGCAGCTACTGGATCAAGGAAGAGTGCTGCTGCAAGTGTGGATTATGAGAGCAGCGATGATGATCGGCACTTCAAAAGAAGGCCTTCAAGGTACGAGCCATCTCCACCACCGGCTTCTGAGTGGGAGGAAGAGAAGCAGGAGGGACCTCTTCCTAGGCATAGCAAGGGGTCAAGGGAAAGAGG ATTGAGATAA
- the LOC107822976 gene encoding E3 ubiquitin ligase PARAQUAT TOLERANCE 3 isoform X4, with product MAVYFKFKSAKDYDSIAIDGHFITVGNLKEKIFESKHLGRGTDFDLVVTNAQSNEEYLDEDTLIPKNTSVLIRRVPGRPRMPIVTAPVAEPDEPKVEYQSEEAQTVKSSYLGGESSATKYPEDLDWDEFGNDLYAIPEATPVQSSNQVQDAPPPSKADEESKIKALIDTPALDWQSQPSDGFGAGRGYGRGPGGRMMGGRGGRGFGWGGLERKTPPPGYVCHRCKVPGHFIQHCPTNGDPNYDIKKVKPPTGIPKSMLMATPDGSYALPSGAVAVLKPNEAAFDREVEGMPSIRSVGDLPPELHCPLCKEVMKDAVLTSKCCFTSFCDKCIRDYIISKLMCICGATSILADDLLPNKTLRDTINRILESNNSSAEHGGSALQVQDMESARNLPPKIPSPSQSAASRGELLPPPSHKEETSKVQETAEEGKNGSAPQQMVERGRTSKVADISEATHESVSVKEPASQGSAPLADEEVQQKHVAAEAAKKKKKKKARLPLNPAVAEMQWRAAQDHLAAENYMMSMGPSAYNNPYWTGMQPGLDGFAAPYHGAMPYNPYGFGPLDVPFVPPVLPQDPFGGQGFMLPFGPPMQRDLAAEFGMGFNAGPPIMSREEFEARKADLKRKREIERRGEREFSKDREHAREVGSGADGPSVKSKSKAIPPQLSSGRPRRPERPSPDLDHHRQLERPSPDLDHHRRPERHSPELDHRRRPERPSPDLDYHRRPERPSPDRRSRDPELPRPSSKRKYEDYDDHHHEDRHRRDHHEDRHHREHAHRSSSSHHRSKSSASVKPSSTGPSEPPVVAPLKSMDKKKVSVFSRISFPAEDAPAASKKRKVPSSSEVPVSSSASHRGTTSNGYHEEYKAATGSRKSAAASVDYESSDDDRHFKRRPSRLR from the exons atggcagtttatTTTAAGTTTAAAAGTGCAAAAGATTATGATTCAATAGCAATTGACGGTCACTTTATTACTGTTgggaatttgaaagaaaaaatatttgaatccaAGCATCTAGGCAGGGGTACAGATTTTGACCTCGTTGTCACCAACGCCCAGTCTAACGAAG AATATCTTGATGAGGACACCTTGATCCCCAAAAATACTAGTGTTTTGATTCGTCGTGTTCCTGGACGACCTCGCATGCCCATAGTAACTGCACCTGTAGCAGAACCAGACGA GCCCAAAGTAGAATACCAATCTGAGGAGGCTCAAACAGTAAAAAGTAGTTATCTGGGAGGGGAGTCATCTGCCACCAAATAT CCTGAAGATCTAGATTGGGATGAATTTGGGAATGATTTGTACGCTATTCCTGAAGCAACGCCAGTTCAGTCAAGCAACCAAGTGCAGGATGCTCCTCCTCCAAGCAAAGCTGACGAGGAGAGTAAGATCAAAGCTTTAATTGACACTCCAGCGTTGGATTGGCAGAG TCAACCCTCTGATGGCTTTGGTGCTGGTAGAGGTTATGGACGAGGTCCAGGTGGAAGAATGATGGGTGGACGTGGTGGACGAGGCTTTG GTTGGGGTGGATTGGAACGGAAAACACCACCACCGGGCTATGTATGCCATCGTTGTAAGGTGCCTG GGCATTTCATCCAGCACTGCCCAACAAATGGTGACCCAAATTATGACATTAAGAAAGTGAAACCTCCAACTGGCATTCCAAAGTCCATGTTGATGGCAACCCCAGATGGTTCATATGCTTTACCAAGTGGTGCTGTTGCAGTTTTAAAGCCCAATGA GGCTGCTTTTGATAGAGAAGTTGAAGGGATGCCTTCTATACGCTCCGTTGGTGATCTTCCACCAGAACTTCATTGTCCCTTGTGTAAAGAAGTAATGAAAGATGCGGTGCTAACAAGCAAGTGTTGTTTTACGAGTTTCTGCGATAAAT GCATAAGGGATTATATCATCTCAAAGTTGATGTGCATCTGTGGGGCCACAAGTATACTTGCTGATGACCTGTTGCCTAACAAGACTTTGAGGGATACAATAAATAGAATACTGGAATCAAATAATAGCAGTGCAGAGCATGGGGGTAGTGCTCTTCAAGTTCAAG ATATGGAGTCAGCACGCAATCTCCCACCTAAGATTCCATCTCCTTCACAATCTGCAGCTTCAAGGGGAGAGCTGTTGCCACCACCTTCTCATAAGGAGGAAACTTCTAAAGTCCAGGAGACTGCTGAGGAGGGTAAGAATGGCAGTGCACCACAGCAAATGGTGGAGAGAGGCAGGACTTCGAAGGTTGCAGATATTTCTGAAGCCACACATGAGTCAGTTAGTGTTAAAGAACCTGCATCCCAGGGAAGTGCTCCATTGGCTGATGAAGAAGTTCAACAAAAGCATGTAGCTGCGGAGGCAG caaagaaaaagaagaagaagaaagcacgCCTGCCATTGAACC CTGCTGTTGCGGAGATGCAGTGGAGAGCTGCTCAAGATCATCTCGCTGCTGAGAATTACATGATGTCCATGGGTCCTTCTGCGTATAATAATCCTTATTGGACAGGCATGCAACCTGGACTAGATGGGTTTGCAGCCCCTTATCATGGTGCCATGCCGTACAATCCTTATGGGTTTGGCCCTCTAGATGTTCCATTTGTCCCTCCTGTCTTACCACAAGATCCATTTGGTGGACAAGGTTTTATGTTGCCTTTCGGTCCTCCAATGCAGAG GGATCTTGCAGCAGAGTTTGGGATGGGATTTAATGCTGGCCCACCAATCATGAGCAGAGAAGAGTTCGAGGCTAGAAAGGCTGATCTGAAAAGGAAGCGTGAGATCGAGAGACGGGGAGAGAG GGAGTTCTCTAAAGACAGGGAACATGCAAGGGAAGTTGGCAGCGGTGCTGATGGTCCTTCCGTGAAATCCAAATCT AAAGCTATTCCTCCTCAATTGAGCTCCGGCCGTCCCCGCCGACCAGAGAGGCCATCACCGGACCTTGATCACCACCGCCAACTTGAGAGGCCATCACCGGACCTTGACCACCACCGCCGACCTGAGAGGCATTCGCCGGAGCTTGACCACCGCCGCCGACCTGAGAGGCCATCACCTGACCTTGACTATCACCGTCGGCCTGAGAGGCCATCTCCAGACCGTCGATCGCGAGATCCTGAACTTCCTCGCCCTTCGTCCAAGAGAAAGTATGAAGATTATGATGATCACCATCATGAGGACCGCCATCGCCGTGACCACCATGAGGACCGCCACCACCGTGAGCATGCCCATCGCAGTAGCAGTAGCCACCACCGTTCAAAATCTTCAGCTAGTGTCAAACCATCCTCCACTGGCCCATCCGAGCCACCAGTGGTAGCGCCACTCAAATCCATGGATAAGAAGAAGGTCAGTGTTTTTTCTCGCATCAGTTTCCCAGCTGAAGATGCACCAGCAGCTTCAAAGAAGCGAAAGGTGCCATCCTCCAGTGAAGTGCCAGTGAGTTCCTCGGCGAGCCACCGGGGTACTACATCAAATGGGTATCACGAAGAGTACAAAGCAGCTACTGGATCAAGGAAGAGTGCTGCTGCAAGTGTGGATTATGAGAGCAGCGATGATGATCGGCACTTCAAAAGAAGGCCTTCAAG ATTGAGATAA